In Zingiber officinale cultivar Zhangliang chromosome 6A, Zo_v1.1, whole genome shotgun sequence, a single genomic region encodes these proteins:
- the LOC121994737 gene encoding uncharacterized protein LOC121994737, whose translation MPSEVPNIVWQSWRVIWVARHWQDNSAIAHSNRNSELVGSSTESIKYTARSYSMVEHASDLAAELQKPTTCWEIFNKTHKKKDGSFVDLRSSRAITTRVAEASQPSAKGGESQPLSTDAVNDIYYDIISGNKKTSLYGLGS comes from the exons ATGCCATCTGAGGTCCCTAATATAGTTTGGCAGTCTTGGAGAGTCATTTGGGTTGCTCGGCATTGGCAAGACAATTCAGCGATTGCACATAGCAATCGTAATTCAGAGCTTGTTGGGTCGAGCACCGAATCCATAAAGTATACTGCTAGATCCTATTCGATGGTGGAGCATGCCTCAGACTTG gCTGCTGAATTACAAAAACCTACCACTTGTTGGGAGATATTTAATAAAACtcataagaagaaagatgggtcatTTGTCGATCTGCGTTCCTCA AGAGCAATAACCACTAGAGTTGCTGAGGCATCTCAGCCTAGTGCAAAGGGAGGGGAGTCACAGCCTCTTTCCACCGATGCAgttaatgacatttattatgatatcattAGTGGAAATAAGAAGACATCCCTCTATGGGCTTGGCTCTTAG